One window of the Novosphingobium sp. KACC 22771 genome contains the following:
- the cobO gene encoding cob(I)yrinic acid a,c-diamide adenosyltransferase — MDDAALDSAEARHADKMRKKQAARETIMATKTREKGLLIVHTGKGKGKTSAALGMVVRAIGHGMKVGVVQFVKGAMTTGEKAVFDTFPDNVEFKPMGEGFTWNTQDRSRDIATTRTAWDEVKRMIADPAYDMVLADELNIVLRYDYLPLDEVLEVLAAKPEMQHVIVTGRNAPDALIEAADLVTDMTMVKHPFRSGIKAQAGIEF; from the coding sequence ATGGATGATGCCGCCCTCGACAGCGCAGAGGCCCGCCACGCCGACAAGATGCGCAAAAAGCAGGCTGCGCGCGAAACCATTATGGCCACCAAGACCCGCGAAAAGGGCCTGCTGATCGTCCATACCGGCAAGGGCAAGGGCAAGACCAGCGCGGCGCTGGGCATGGTGGTGCGCGCCATCGGCCATGGGATGAAGGTGGGCGTGGTCCAATTCGTCAAGGGAGCGATGACCACGGGCGAGAAGGCGGTGTTTGACACCTTTCCCGACAATGTGGAGTTCAAGCCGATGGGCGAGGGTTTTACCTGGAACACACAGGACCGCAGCCGCGACATCGCCACCACCCGCACCGCATGGGACGAGGTCAAACGCATGATTGCCGACCCCGCCTATGACATGGTGCTGGCCGATGAGCTCAACATCGTGCTGCGCTATGACTATCTGCCTCTCGATGAGGTGCTGGAGGTGTTGGCCGCCAAGCCGGAGATGCAGCATGTGATCGTCACGGGCCGCAATGCGCCCGATGCGCTGATCGAGGCGGCCGATCTGGTCACCGACATGACCATGGTCAAGCACCCATTCCGATCCGGCATCAAGGCGCAGGCCGGAATTGAGTTCTAG
- the cobF gene encoding precorrin-6A synthase (deacetylating), producing MIELTLIGIGTGNPDHITMQAARAMNAANLILIPRKGEAKSDLVDLRRDICAQVLAATVRIVEFDMPVRDAGGDYAQGVQAWHDAIAAVWREEIARHLPAGGKLALLVWGDPSLYDSTLRIAERLPGVKVSVVAGITSIQALTAAHAIPLNPLAGSVVITTGRRLRAHGWPPGADTVVVMLDGGCAFEALDPAGVSIWWGAYLGMEHQALESGPLARMAPLIAGRRARLRARHGWIMDVYLMRKEPSNG from the coding sequence ATGATCGAGCTGACCCTGATCGGTATCGGCACCGGCAACCCGGACCACATCACCATGCAGGCCGCGCGCGCAATGAATGCGGCCAACCTGATCCTGATCCCGCGCAAGGGTGAGGCCAAGTCCGATCTGGTCGATCTTCGCCGCGATATCTGCGCACAGGTGTTGGCGGCAACGGTGCGGATCGTCGAATTTGATATGCCGGTCCGCGATGCCGGGGGGGATTATGCGCAGGGCGTGCAGGCATGGCACGACGCCATCGCGGCGGTGTGGCGCGAAGAGATCGCGCGGCATCTGCCCGCAGGGGGCAAATTGGCGCTGCTCGTCTGGGGCGATCCTTCGCTTTATGACAGCACGCTGCGCATTGCCGAAAGGCTGCCAGGCGTAAAAGTGTCGGTCGTGGCCGGGATCACCAGCATTCAGGCGCTGACCGCAGCCCATGCGATCCCGCTCAACCCGCTGGCCGGGTCGGTGGTCATCACGACAGGGCGGCGGCTGCGCGCCCATGGCTGGCCGCCGGGGGCCGATACGGTGGTGGTGATGCTGGACGGCGGCTGCGCGTTTGAGGCGCTCGATCCGGCGGGGGTGTCGATATGGTGGGGCGCCTATCTGGGCATGGAGCATCAGGCGCTGGAATCGGGCCCGCTGGCCCGGATGGCCCCCCTTATTGCCGGGCGCCGCGCAAGGCTGCGCGCGCGCCACGGCTGGATCATGGATGTTTACCTGATGCGAAAGGAACCGAGCAATGGATGA